The sequence TATACACCATGAAGAACACCATCACGACCAAAGCAACTGCTAGCAGCGCACTTAAGGTGCGAATCTTGCCGGTCTCGCTGGAGACATCACGATTCTCGCGCATGCCAACAGCGGCAAGACGCAGCGGCTTGCTGATAATACCACCAAGGGCAAACATCGCCAGCAACAGCAGGACAACAACGATCATCCAAGGTACAGAATAGTCACCCTTGGTCATCATGTAGCCGCCGGTAAGCAATTGGATGACCAGTCCATATTGAGCGAAGCGGTTAAATCCACTAACTGCACTGAGCGTACCTTCTCTTGCCGGAACGGAGAGCTTCTCAGCACGGCTGAGAATAAAGGGCAGTACAAGGTAGAACCCCAGCGCCAATGTCCCGATCATATGTAGTAAAAAGAAGACTTTTTCCATACCATAATTCCTCCAATGTTTTCTGTGATATTAGTTACATTTAAGTATACCCCAATATTGGAAATTATGACAAGAAGAAAGGATATCCCAGCCATTAATCATGGACTTGGGATATCCTTTTCTTAGGATTAAACCTCAAATTTAGAGGGTCACTGCAGCTGTTACAGCACGTACGGAGTCAGCAGACTTATCCAAAGCCGCCTTCTCTTCCGCAGTAAGCTCCAGTTCAAAGATTTTCTCAATGCCATTCGCGCCAAGCAGAGCCGGAACGCCCATGAACAAGCCCTCATATCCAAATTCGCCTTCAAGCAGAGCGATGACTGGAATGATCCGCTTCTTGTCCTTCAGGATAGCTTCCGTCATCTGTACCAGAGAAGCCGCAGGCGCATAATAAGCGCTGCCGTTGCCTAGCAAGCTGACGATTTCGCCGCCGCCCACACGTGTGCGTTGCACAATTTCAGCGATTCGTTCCGCAGGAATCAACGTGTCGATCGGAATGCCTCCAACGCTGGAATAGCGTACAAGCGGAACCATATCGTCCCCATGACCGCCAAGAACAAAGCCGCGTACATCTTCAACAGAGACGTTAAGCTCTTGCGCAATAAAGGTACAATAACGAGCCGTATCAAGCACACCCGACTGTCCAATTACACGATTCTTCGGAAAGCCCAGCGCATTGTATGCAGCATAAGTCATCGCATCAACGGGATTGCTCAAAATAATCACGATGGATTCGGGAGCTACACGTTTGATGTTCTCACATACTGATTTTACAATGCCTGCATTGGTATTGACGAGATCATCTCGGCTCATACCCGGCTTGCGGGCAATGCCTGCTGTAATGATGACGATATCGGAATCAGCAGCATCTTCATAACTCGATGTTCCTGTAATCTGACTATCGAACTTTTGCACAGGACCGGCTTCCTGCATGTCCAGCGCTTTACCCTTAGTTGGATTCTCCAACTGCGGAATATCAAGCAGAACTACATTACCCAGTTCCTTCTGAGCTAGCATAAGGGCCGTGGTAGCGCCGGTAAAACCGGCACCCACGACTGTAATTTTATAACGTTTGATGGCCACGAATTGCCCTCCTACAAGTTTTATGAAGCTTTACTACTTGATATTACTTCGCAATAAAACTACCTCGTAAGCATACGCTTTAAGTTTTGTAAGCATAGACTTCATTGAACAGCTTCGTACAAAACTACCTCGTAAGCATACGCTTTATGTTTTATGAAGCTTTACTATTTAATTACAGGTGGTTGATGACTTCGTCAGCAAAGGCCGAACATTTCAATTCGGTTGCGCCTTCCATTTGACGAGCAAAATCATAGGTAACAGTCTTATTATTGATAGCGGTGCTCATACCTTTGTAGATGAGATCAGCCGCTTCCTGCCAACCCAAATGCTCAAGCAACATTACACCCGACAAAATAACAGATCCTGGATTTACTACATCTTTATCCGCATATTTTGGAGCCGTACCATGCGTTGCTTCAAAAATAGCATGACCGGTCATATAGTTAATGTTCGCTCCTGGTGCGATACCGATACCGCCGATTTGTGCAGCCAAAGCATCAGACAGATAGTCACCGTTCAGGTTCAATGTAGCTATAACGTCGAAATCTGTTGGGCGTGTAAGCACCTGTTGCAGAGCAATATCAGCTATAGCATCCTTAATAATGATTTTGCCAGCCGCTACTGCTTCGGTTTGGGCAGCGTTCGCAGCAGCTTCACCTTCACGCTCTTTGATCACATCATATTGATTCCAAGTGAAGACCTTATCCGCAAATTCCTCTTCAGCCACTTCGTAGCCCCAGTTCTTGAAGGCACCTTCGGTGTATTTCATGATATTGCCTTTATGCACAATAGTAACACTCTTGCGTCCGTGCTTGATAGCATAGACGATTGCGGCACGCACTAGACGTTTCGAGCCGTCTTTGGATACGGGCTTGATTCCGATACCGGATGTTTCCGGGAAACGGATTTTGTTGACACCCATCTCATTCTGCAGAAAATCAATCAATTTCTTAACTTCAGCAGTTCCTTCTTGATATTCAATTCCGGCATAAATATCTTCCGTATTCTCGCGGAAAATAACCATATCAACCAATTCTGGACGTTTAACCGGAGAAGGTACACCATCGAAATAACGTACCGGACGCAGACATACATATAAGTCCAACTCCTGGCGCAGCGCCACATTCAAGGAACGAATACCGCCCCCGATAGGCGTAGTCAGTGGACCTTTAATCGCCACAAAATATTCACGGATTGCTTCTAGAGTATCATTCGGCAGCCATTCACCATATGTATCAAAGGCTTTCTGGCCGGCAAATACTTCGTACCAAGCAATTTGTTTAGTGCCGCCGTATGCCTTCGCAACTGCAGCGTCTAGAACCCGTTTGGAGGCTTTCCAAATGTCACGGCCAGTACCGTCACCCTCGATAAAAGGAATAATCGGACGATCAGGAACCTGTAACTTACCATCTACTATTGTAATTGTGTCGCCTTCTGTCGGCAGATCATACTTATCGAATTTCACCATCTGTGTGTGTTCCTCCTAAAAGTTTTGTTAGCATACGCATTATCTTTAGTTCTGTACAGGTTAATTCTACTAAATTAGAGAAGTGGCCTGCAAGGCCACTCTATTAACGTTCATCAATCGGGTTATATTTCTGTTCTACAAGGCCCGTATATTCCGCACGTGGACGAATGAGACGGTTATCCTCATATTGCTCCAAAATATGCGCAGTCCACCCCGAAGCCCGGCTGATGGCAAAAATCGGCGTAAATAACTCTCTGTCGATACCCAGCTGCGTATATACGGAAGCTGAATAGAAATCAACATTCGGCTTCAGACCTTTTTGCCCAGTGATCATTTCTTCAATCTTCACGGACATATCATAGAGCGTAGTATCATTCTTCATTGTGCCAAGCTCCAGCGACATCTTCATCAGATGTTTCGCACGCGGATCGCCATTCTTATATACACGGTGACCAAAACCCATGATCTTCTCACGGCGCTCCAGCTTCGCACGGACATAAGGCTCAACGGCTTCCAGACTTCCGATTTCCTCGAGCATCTTCATTACAGCCTCATTGGCACCACCGTGCAACGGACCTTTGAGTGCGCCTATCGCCGAGGTAACACCAGAATAGATATCAGATAATGTAGCAACCGTAACCCGTCCGGCAAAGGTA comes from Paenibacillus sp. 19GGS1-52 and encodes:
- the mdh gene encoding malate dehydrogenase; its protein translation is MAIKRYKITVVGAGFTGATTALMLAQKELGNVVLLDIPQLENPTKGKALDMQEAGPVQKFDSQITGTSSYEDAADSDIVIITAGIARKPGMSRDDLVNTNAGIVKSVCENIKRVAPESIVIILSNPVDAMTYAAYNALGFPKNRVIGQSGVLDTARYCTFIAQELNVSVEDVRGFVLGGHGDDMVPLVRYSSVGGIPIDTLIPAERIAEIVQRTRVGGGEIVSLLGNGSAYYAPAASLVQMTEAILKDKKRIIPVIALLEGEFGYEGLFMGVPALLGANGIEKIFELELTAEEKAALDKSADSVRAVTAAVTL
- the icd gene encoding NADP-dependent isocitrate dehydrogenase, with translation MVKFDKYDLPTEGDTITIVDGKLQVPDRPIIPFIEGDGTGRDIWKASKRVLDAAVAKAYGGTKQIAWYEVFAGQKAFDTYGEWLPNDTLEAIREYFVAIKGPLTTPIGGGIRSLNVALRQELDLYVCLRPVRYFDGVPSPVKRPELVDMVIFRENTEDIYAGIEYQEGTAEVKKLIDFLQNEMGVNKIRFPETSGIGIKPVSKDGSKRLVRAAIVYAIKHGRKSVTIVHKGNIMKYTEGAFKNWGYEVAEEEFADKVFTWNQYDVIKEREGEAAANAAQTEAVAAGKIIIKDAIADIALQQVLTRPTDFDVIATLNLNGDYLSDALAAQIGGIGIAPGANINYMTGHAIFEATHGTAPKYADKDVVNPGSVILSGVMLLEHLGWQEAADLIYKGMSTAINNKTVTYDFARQMEGATELKCSAFADEVINHL